The sequence below is a genomic window from Monodelphis domestica isolate mMonDom1 chromosome 2, mMonDom1.pri, whole genome shotgun sequence.
GATGGCCGTGACTGGAGGATTGCTGTGAACTAGAGTAATGTTCTGATCCACCACAACATTCTGAATGACCACTGGATCCAGACCCATGTTGTCCATAGCTAGAAGACTGACCTGAGCCTGACCCATGTTGTCCATAGCTAGAAGACTGGCCTGAGCCTGACCCATGTTGGCCATAACCAGAGGACTGACTTGAACCTGATGCATGTTGGCCATATCCAGATGACTGACCTGAGCCTGACCCATGTTGGCCATAGCTGGAGGACTGACCTGAGCCTGATCCATGTTGTTCATAGCCAGAGGACTGACCTGAACCTGATCCATGTTGGCCATAGCCAGAGGACTGACCTGAGCCTGATCCATGTTGACCATATCCAGAGGACTGACCTGAGCCTGATCCATGTTGGCCATAGCTGGAGGACTGACCTGAGCCTGATCCATGTTGGCCATAGCTGGAGGACTGACCTGAACCTGATCCATGTTGGCCATAGCTGGAGGACTGACCTGAGCCTGATCCATGTTGGCCATATCCAGAGGACTGACTTGAACCTGATCCACGTTGGCCATAGCCAGAGGATTGTCCTGACCCTGATCCATGATGGCCATGACTGGAGAATTTCTGTGAACTAGAGTAGTGTTCTGATCCACCACAACATTCCGAATGACCACTGGATCCAGACCCATGTTGTCCATAGCTAGAAGACTGACCTGAGCCTGACCCATGTTGTCCATAACCAGAGGACTGACCTGAGCCTGATCCATGTTGGCCATAACCAGAGGACTGACTTGAACCTGATCCATGTTGGCCATAGCTGGAGGACTGACCTGAGCCTGATCCATGTTGACCATAGCCAGAGGACTGGCCTGAGCCTGACCCATGTTGGCCATAACCAGAGGACTGACCTGAGCCTGATCCATGTTGGCCATAGCTGGAGGACTGACCTGAGCCCGATCCATGTTGGCCATATCCAGAGGACTGGCCTGAGCCTGACCCATGATAGCCATGGCTGGAGGATTTCTGTGAACTAGAGTAGTGTTCTTGTCCTCCACAACTCTCTGAATTACCACTAGATCCAGATCCATGTTGTCCATAGATAGAAGACTGGCCTGAGCCTGACCCATGTTGACCATATCCAGAGGACTGACCTGAGCCTGATCCATGTTGGCCATAGCTGGAGGACTGACCTGAGCCTGATCCATGTTGGCCATAGCTGGAGGACTGACCTGAACCTGATCCATGTTGGCCATAGCTGGAGGACTGACCTGAGCCTGATCCATGTTGGCCATATCCAGAGGACTGACTTGAACCTGATCCACGTTGGCCATAGCCAGACGACTGACCTGAGCCTGATCCATGTTGACCATAGTTGGAGGACTGACCTGAGCCTGACCCATGATAGCCATGGCTGGAGGATTTCTGTGAACTAGAGTATTGTTCTTGTCCTCCACAACGCTCTGAATGACCACTGGAACCTGACCCATGGTGTCCATAGCTAGAAGACTGGCCTGAGCCTGAACCATGTTGACCATATCCAGAGGACTGACCTGAGCCTGACCCATGTTGACCATAGCGAGAGGACTGGCCTGAGCCTGACCCATATTGGCCATGGCTGGAGGACTGACCTGAGCCTGATCCATGTTGACCATAGCGAGAGGACTGGCCTGAGCCTGACCCATATTGGCCATGGCTAGAGGACTGACCTGAGCCTGATCCATGTTGACCATACTCAGAGGACTGACCTGAGCCTGACCCATGTTGGCCATAACCAGAGGACTGACCTGAGCCTGATCCATGTTGGCCATAGCTGGAAGACTGACCTGAGCCTGATCCATGTTGGCCATAGCTGGAGGGCTGACCTGATCCTGATTCATGATTACCATAGCTGGAGGATTGATGTGAACTGGAATAATGTCCTTGTCCTTCACAACTCCCTGAATGGCCACTGGAGCCAGAGCCATGTTGTCCATAACTAGAGGACTGTCCTGAGCCTGATCCTTGTTGTCCAGATCTGGTAGATTGACCTGTGCCTGACCCATGTTGTCTATGCCTAGAGGACTGATTTGAACCTGAACTGTATCCTTGTCCTCCCCAACTTCCTGATTGACCACTTGAGCTAGATCCATGTCGTCTCTCTCTGGATGATTGACCAGAACCAGACCCAAAGCTAGAGGACTGATTTGAGGACTGACCTGAACCACATTCACATTTTCCATGACTAGAAGACTGTCCTGAGCCTGACTCATTTTGTCCATAGTTGGAGTACTGCTCTGAGCTAGACCCATGTTGTCCATACTCATAGGTAGATGACTGATTTGCCCCAGATTCAGGCCGTTCATAGCTAGATGATTGATGTGATCTGGACCAATGTCcttgttctcttcccctccctcttttggATCCTTCTTCTTGTACCCCAAATCCCCCTGTCTGGCTATTGCTGGATCCATGTCTTTGTCTTCTCCATCTACCTGATTGATCTGTGCctgattcatattcttctccTCCAGATTTTCTGGAGGGGCTAATGCTTGAATTACGTCTCCTTCCCCACTGCTCATTATCTTTGAACCCATGTTTCTCTTGGCTACTACTCCTTGAGTAGCTTGAGCTTGATCTGTGATAGTTCTTCCCTGATCCCTCCCCATTTCCTGAATAATCTTTCTTTCTCCACCCAGTAGAGCTATACTTATGCCCATGTTGCTTGCTCCCTTGTGATCGCCCAGACCTGGATGAACCATATTCTTCTCCTGAACTCCAACTTGAGTGACTGGAGCCTGACTCATGCCCCTTCAACTCTTCTTGATCCTCTGTTTCACTTTGTTTCTCCTGGTGATGGCGACCTTGTTGCTTTCGCTTTGACCCTGAAGCATGGCAGTACTCTTTGCCAACAGATTTGTTGCAGGCCATGGTCAACTTGAATACCATTAGCAGATACTCAGTAAAGTCCACTCTTCTATCATGGTCCCGGTCCAAGATTTGCATGAAGATATCTACGGTATCAGGATTGTTGGGATTCTATGTAGGAACAAATAACAGGGGATATCAGTCTATTATCTATTCCCCACTCACTAAGTGAaggaaaattatcaaaatatgtgAACTAGGAGCACCCCGATGTAGGAAAGCTACATTTGTACTAATGAAGTGACAAAGTCCGCAGGTATTGAGCAAAAAGGATTCAAGGAATGAGAGTACAGGGGGTAAAGAGAgtataaagagataaaaagtaaCCGGCaaattcaatgtatgaaatgagtaAAATATTAATATGCTGAATGGAAATCAAGTACTTTGGGATCAACTGTCATTAGATGTGACAGTACTTGGTACAGTGCCTAGCCTATAATAGGTATTTCATAAATCTTTACTGATTGACTAGTCATAATTGACTTCTTGTTATTCACCCATCTTCATTTCTCCAGTTTGGGAGCCATAGAGCCTGAAATGCTCTCATTAAATGTTGATTGTTCTCTAAAGGGGTGGAATAGAAAATATACTGGGGAAAAAATCCTGGAAGGAGGATCAGACCATTAAGAATATGATAAATAGGAATGAGTTTTCAGATTGCATTTCTCTGGCaagaagaactagaaaaagaggaGAACTCTGTTCCCTTGGAGTTTGGGTGGGCTCAGGGATGAGGATAGCTATCCCTGTGCCTAAGAAGGGCATATAAAAATTAGAGGGAGACAATTGAACACAAATTTCATCTACTTATCACTTTTTTGAGACCTAGTTAGTCTTGTTTTCAAGTACATAAGTAATCCTAATGAATTAATTAACTGTTCTTTAAGTTTaacttaattttcatttattgattGTCTACTTTGACCAAGTATTTTATAGTGGCTATAGTGCTGTAAGTCATAAAGACTCccattcaaattctgtctccttTACTAATTTGTGACGAGGAGTAAATGTTTATATCATTTGctaatctaataataataataatgatatatgaACATATGCAACACAAAACAatattatatgtgtgtttatatataaattgcataaaatataacaaaatgtacaaatataataGTTGTTCATACTAATTGTTAGGATTTATACAGCAAAGCACTTAACaacaaatattaacttattttattcttacaacaacctgggaaagtagatgctattcttatctaccttttacagatgagaaaactgaggctgtggGGGGATAAATGacctacccaaggtcatacagttagcaaGTGTATGAGAGTGGATCTGaaatacaggtcttcctgactccaagtccaatgttccATCTCCAGTGCTGCCTCATTTGATGTTTCAGAGCCTCAGTCCATTTTGTACTCAAGAAGTTGATTCAGAATACATGTTTACTAAATATATCTCTTGACACGAATCTCATAGTATTTGATTCTGCTCAGTGCTCCAGCCTGCCAAGACCTTTTTGGACCCTAACATCATCATCTCGTGTATTATCTTTCCATTTAGCAAGAAAAACTCAACTGAAACTGACTTATGGTTAATAAGGTATCCATACACTTAAAGGTATGAAGTCCATAGAGAAAAACATTACTATCATTTAGCCCTTTCCTATGGCCATGTAGTAAACCgggaatatgatattcttgtCATGGGATTGTTATGTGGCTCAATGGAGGTAATGcatgcaaagtgttttgcaaacttgaaagtaTCAAATCCATGTTAGATATGATCATCATTACCCCAAATCCTAGAATGTTTCCTACTGAACTCTAAAGTGCAACACCAAGAATGTAAATCATCTTTGCCCACTAAGAGAAAATCTCTGGAAAAGCCTGGATCGAAAACATGTGACTTTATGGACCACATGGTTCTTACCTTCAGAAGTGGACCCATTTCTTTATATAAAAGTTCCTTGAGTTCCTTTTTGCACATTGTGTCACACTCCTCATCCTGGCCACAATAATTGTAGAAGACATCGATTACAGTGACAATACTTCTTAGGAGTTGAGACATCTTGTAAAGTGGAGTAGACCTGAAGGGGGTAAAGAGATCTTGAAATGTCATTATTTTGTCCTTTCTATTCATCCTTATTTACCAtttatcaagaaaaataattgtGCATATATTTCacagatttgatttctttaacctAGAATCCCCTCAGTGTGGAAGAACATGGTGGCACCAATTCACTGCCTTTGCTATAATAGAACGTGAGTTGAAGGGTTAAGCTCCTCATGTTAGCAAGACAGTGAAGACTGATCAGAAAGCCTTGAGTCTCACTCCAGTATTAATGCAGAAAAGGTGATTTCAAATTTGTATGTGTTGTTTCTGGAAAAGAATTAAGTGCCTTTTGTTGTCCTAAGTGTCCCTGGATATTTTGTCTGTGTCACCATGTTAACTGTCTCTTGTTCATTGCCTcagatcatttcttttcttttctcttttcttttcttctcttttcttttcttttcttttcttttcttttcttttcttttcttttcttttcttttcttttcttctcttctcttctcttctcttctcttctcttctcttctctttcttttcttttcttttcttttcttttcttttcttttcttttcttttcttccttccttccttccttccttccttccttccttccttccttccttccttccttccttccttccttccttccttccttccttccttccttccttccttccttccttccttccttccttccttccttccttccttccttccttccttccttccttcctttccttccttccttccttccttccttccttctttcttctttctttctttctttctttctttctttctttctttctttctttctttctttctttctttctttctttctttctttcctttctttctttctttctttctttctttctttctttctttctttctttctttcttctttgtaagAAAATGGATCTATTGATCAGGCTAGCAATAAGCAATAAATTAATTTGCTGTGATCTCTCTCAGTGATCAAAGACCAATTCATTCACTGTACTGAGTCATCAAATACAATTTTGGAATCTCATTATGCAGCTTTCCCCAAGCTCAGTCCATTCATATGGCCCAGATTTACCACATAAGGGGGGGGGAGACTAACTTTTTCCTCTCCAGGAGAACTGAGCCTATTTCCAAAGAACCGTTATGGGATCCTACAAAAATTTCAGTCcggagaaaatggggaaaatgagcaaagatgacaaaatatcTAGCTGAAATGATTAGAGGAGTGCCACCTGCCTCTTTCCCTCATCCATACTTGACCAGTATTATCATTTgtcaaaaatgaggaaaaagttCCAAGGTTTTCGTGAATAGTGActaaagagaaatgaatgaaagttTTATCAGGGAAGCAGGGAACTGACATAATATTTTCCAGAATTacagaatttagaattggaagtaaCCTCAGTAGCTAAATAGTCCAATCTGCACCAACATTTTATCTAAACTGAATGTAAAAACTTGAGGGGGAAAAGGATGCACAATATCTTCTTGAAGCAAACCATTCCCTTTTTGGACAGCCCGAATTGATAAGAAATTTTCTCTAATGTCAAGCCAAAATTCTCCCTCTTTGCAAATTCTGCCACTCCTGaatctgccctctggggccaaaaaGAACAAGTTGAATCCCTCTCCCACATGACAGCTCTTCAGATAATTGAATGCTACTATCATTTCTGCAATCTCAGTTCCTATAACCAATTCTTATGTAACATGAACTCAAAGTTCTTCACCAACTTTCTTGCCCTCCTTTGGACTCTCCCCATCAAtatccaatacttagtatagcctaacacatactaggcacttaatacctttttattgattgatttattgattaatcATCTTAAATTCCGATATCCTTAATTGAAGACTGTTACTCTTTGTGGTGTGACCAATTCAGAGTTAGACTGcattatttttgaaataataGAATATAGCTAGGAACCAATTAATGCAGATAATAAATTCTGTCAAGTGGTCATAGTACTTGGATTTCCATTGCATATTTTCAAGTAGATGTAGGTTGGTGGTGCTATTCTgagagtgttgggtctggaggAAGGAaaacttcagatatttactggctTCATGACCCTTGGCAGGACATATaaactctgcctgcctcagtttctttaactgtgaaatgggaatgataaGAACACTTCCCTGACAAAGTTTCCCTACCCACttgtgaggaacaaataaaatatatctgaaGGCAGGAGctgtttcttaatttctttttttttaatcctcagtgCTTAATATTttgcctagcacatagtgggtgattaattaatgtttatttattgactaatatttgtaaagcttctAGCACATAGTGGATGTGAACACGTTAGttgccttcctgccttccattGGACTAGaaccaatgaccatattttatGTAATTGTAACTTCAAATAGTGAGAACTGAAATACATTCAACCacattaaagaatttatttttcacactCAACTAGATCTTACTGCCTATGACTTCCTCATTATTTGATACTATACTGCTCTGGATGGGACCCCAAACTGCATTAGCTTTTTTTGACTGTATTATCATATTGTTGATTCATAATGAGCTTGCACTCCACTAACACCACTAGATCTTCTTCAGGCTAACTGCTGTCTAACCATATCTCCTGCATTCTATAGTTGCAAAGCTGATTCTTTTGAATGCAAATATAAGACTTTATATGTATTGATCTCTTATTAGAATCATCTTAATGTTCTAGCGCATCACAGTCTTTTTGAATGCTGATTCTTGTCATCCAGTGTATTAATTTTCcacttcaccaaaaaaaaaaaaattggtagaaCCATTTGAGTTAGAGGAAACTTACTGGGAGTTAATACAACTTAAAGCTAATAAACTTAAAGACActgacatattaaaaaaaaaaaacagaccagaaAGCACAACTGCTACCTCCCCATCATCTCCTGATCTATTTGAGTGAAATAGTCCAGCAAAACCATTTTGCATTAGTAGCCTTAGAAGAGCCAGATTTCTACTTCTATCTCTTTCAAGGAGAGAGGGGAGTTTATGCTAACAATGGTATTGGGGTACATGAAAAAGAAAGCTTCAAGTAGCCACTATACATGAGCACATTAACAACATAACATGCTAGAACTAAAGGTTATCTTGTCCaacactcttattttacagatgagcccAAGGCTTGAATAACACAGTTAAGGTTATATAGCGACTAAGTGGCAGAGGGGGAATACAAACTCAGTTTTTCTTACTCCAATTCCAAGATTCTCGTCTCCAAATTATCCTAATTCCTAGATTTCCACTTATACTATCTATGTAATGCCGTAACCTTGCCTCGACTAGGTAGATTGACTTACCCTAGTGCACTGAAGGAACAGGCAGGATGGAGATTGAACCAGCTTGCAGGGTACCGTCAGTCAAAAATCCTGGGGGTTATATAGTGGGTTTAATTGTCCACCTTAGGATGGCGACACCCATTCTGTGGGATGGTCTGATTCATTCCCAACCAAACCCAGTGCcacctctccctccacccccaacctTAGGAACATTTGTTTAGTGAACTGCTTTCTCACCTACTCATCTGTGATTGCATAGGCAGCTCCCATTTTTGGACCAGTATCAGCCACACCTCTCAAAAGGTTAGAACATTTCACAGAAGTCTCCGAGGATAAGGATAGTAAGGTTTAGAGCTGTCAAGAGTCTTAGTAATCATGCTGTcctactccctcattttatagatagggaaactgagaccatgTCTTGcccttttcttgccttttcctCTCTTACCCTTGTTCGAAGCACATGTATGTTGAGCAAATAGTTGTTGAACTGAGCTAAAAGTAAATTCTGTCTCTGAATAGGAGAAAAGTAAAGGAGGCAAGAGGgtgaagaagtatttattaagtacctactatgtgctaagaacttcacaaatattttctcatttgaccaTCGCAATGATTCTCAGAGGTAGGTGAGCATGAGTTTctttgagtttgtttgtttgtttgtttgtttttttgcctgACTCCATTCAGATGATTTAAACTGCCTTTTGGCAGGAATAGGAAGTCAACAACAAAGGGAGTGAACAATTGTGACACAGGATAAGGGCTTTTCTGAAAGGGATATGTGCGTAAAATAGAACCACTTGGGGCACTTTTATGCGGTGTGAACTTTCTTCCATAGCCTTCTCTTACCTGAATCCCTCATCACATATTGCTGTCCATTAGCTCTTCCCTATTTCATTCAGTggcaccaccattcttctagACACGTTTGCAAATTTCCTGGCATCCTTGACTCTATACTTTCACTCATCCCAAATATACAATCCATTGCCAACTTTTGTTTCTACCTCCACAGTATCTCTTGGATCTGTCACCTTATCCCCTTTTTCTTGCACAGCCACTAACCTAAGTCTTTCTCATTACTCTCCtataatattgaaataatttcataatttatgtccccactccaatccatctttcacCCAGATGCCAACCTGATTTTCCTAAAGACCCAAACTGACCATGTTATTAGCCTACTTGGTAAACTTCAGGGAAttcctattatctccaggatgaaaagaaaacttttttatttgacATTTCAAGATCTTCATAACCTGGCCTCAATGTATCATTCCAATCTTTTCAGTTACTATTCTTCTCTCAATAATGTATCTTAGTCCATTTGACCTTGATATGCCTCACattcaacattccatctcccaattACATGCTTCTTGTCCTGGCTATCTCCTATGCCTGTAATACTCCTTCAGTTCTTGTCTCAAAGCCCACCAGTAGCTATTTAGACAATCTTTGTCTGAAATCATttagttattcagttgtttcagtcatgttcaacttttcttgaccccatctgggattttgttggcaaagatactgaatttccttctccatcttattttataatgaggaaactgaggcaagcaggactaaatggtttgcccagggcCCCAccactaataaatgtctgagacttgatttgaactaaattcttcctgactttaagcctggcactctatccactgctccacctggGTGCTGATTGAATAGAAGTTGCCAAtacctttccttttcctgtctgGGTTCATTGCTTTGAGATTCCCTGTCTACTCATTTGGGAAATTATTCGTCCCAATTATCACAGTTTTTGTTCCTTCACACATACCCCAGTACATCTTTACTTTTTACTTTATTCTAGAGTTTCTCCCTCAAAGTGAGAATTAGTAAAATATATCCAAAGTACAAACATGAAGCGGGTAAAGAACAGGCTTATTTGTATACAGAAAAGGGATGGCTAAACTTTAAAAAGCCATAGCATGTATATTAGAATAATTAACTTATCAGTATAGATATGATCACTGGGGAAGTATTTAATGTCCAAtaaagattttgttttgctttacaaGGCTGATGATTATCTTTTCACCTCTGCTGAGCACAGCCTAATCCAAGGAAGACCTTATTTCTGGTGGTCTTGCCCATTCTTTCCTTGGTCCCATTGTCTTCTGCTGTTGCCACAACCATTATAATGCTGGTAGATACTACTATTTATTTTCAGCAGGTCTTCCACTGCCTTTTGATGTTCACAAAGATTATACGAAAGAATGGAATACAAGATGACCCTAGTACAAGATGACTGTTTGACTCTGTACTCCATATGGGCTATGATGTTGTTTATAGCAGGGTAGTGAAGGGTTACTTTACTCTTTCTCTGGCTGAACTCATCTATTGTCACCTAGGAAGCTGTAGCCAAAGAGATATTTGGAAGTCTCTTCTTTGATCAGATACAGCACAGAAACTTCCTGTTTCTCCTGTCATAGGATAGGGAATCAAGCAGGCATACTCAGGGTTTATtacatcaatttattttttattttctttgtttatttaaataacaAGTTTCTACataggttttccaaagttataggatccaaattgtctccctctcccttcccagagctagcaagcaattcattttgggttatacatgtattatcatgcaaaacatttccatagtatttatttttgtaagtgaataatcttataaaatcaaaacccccaaacatatatccaaataaacaagttatTACATCCATTTAAAAagctaagacttttttttttagttctggacCACTCCTTGTCtgggaaaaacaacaaaagaaaacatgaaatttgTCATCCCCAAAGGCCCAAGTAATGAGTCACTTTGGTTCATGGGCCCTGTGATGGCTTTTATAAACTCATTCATCCTCACTTCACCTACTTACATAAGTATTATCTCCCTTGGctaaattataaattccttggAGGCAAGGATTGTAGttgcttttgtctttatatttcagGTGCCTAGTACACTGGTTGCATAGCAACCAAAcagtaaatccttaataaatttgttttgattggttaaaaATGGCATATTTCTCTGGGCCCTCAGatttcagcctcagatactgataaaaggcaatgGTGAGCACCTCACTATCCAATTTAGACCTgactgacttctttttttttttttaactgaagtaTTTAATTGGACACATGGTATAGCTAATAACTTTTTtttggttgcattcattttgtttatacagttgaatttaatataaaaacaattattttataccCCACAATGTTATCAATTTCTTATTTGTTCATAAGTTCTTTACGAAAAGCCAGATATGAAAAGTAAACTATTCTGTgctaccttaatttcctcaggAATCACACTTTAGGTCTAAATCATACCCAATTTGGACCCAGGAGAGCTGATGTCATAGTGGAATAAATTGTCTGATTTTGAGCAACATGAGAGCTTAGTGTGAATGTCTGTGGTTTCTGTGATGTATAGTAGAAGAGGAAAAATTATGAGACTTGccctaaatttattttatttaatctaagaTAAGGGaataagatggaaaaatagatacTTTTCTCACAGCTCCAATTAGCTTGATACCTTGT
It includes:
- the LOC100019988 gene encoding uncharacterized protein LOC100019988, with the translated sequence MSQAPVTQVGVQEKNMVHPGLGDHKGASNMGISIALLGGERKIIQEMGRDQGRTITDQAQATQGVVAKRNMGSKIMSSGEGDVIQALAPPENLEEKNMNQAQINQVDGEDKDMDPAIARQGDLGYKKKDPKEGGEENKDIGPDHINHLAMNGLNLGQISHLPMSMDNMGLAQSSTPTMDKMSQAQDSLLVMENVNVVQVSPQISPLALGLVLVNHPERDDMDLAQVVNQEVGEDKDTVQVQISPLGIDNMGQAQVNLPDLDNKDQAQDSPLVMDNMALAPVAIQGVVKDKDIIPVHINPPAMVIMNQDQVSPPAMANMDQAQVSLPAMANMDQAQVSPLVMANMGQAQVSPLSMVNMDQAQVSPLAMANMGQAQASPLAMVNMDQAQVSPPAMANMGQAQASPLAMVNMGQAQVSPLDMVNMVQAQASLLAMDTMGQVPVVIQSVVEDKNNTLVHRNPPAMAIMGQAQVSPPTMVNMDQAQVSRLAMANVDQVQVSPLDMANMDQAQVSPPAMANMDQVQVSPPAMANMDQAQVSPPAMANMDQAQVSPLDMVNMGQAQASLLSMDNMDLDLVVIQRVVEDKNTTLVHRNPPAMAIMGQAQASPLDMANMDRAQVSPPAMANMDQAQVSPLVMANMGQAQASPLAMVNMDQAQVSPPAMANMDQVQVSPLVMANMDQAQVSPLVMDNMGQAQVSLLAMDNMGLDPVVIRNVVVDQNTTLVHRNSPVMAIMDQGQDNPLAMANVDQVQVSPLDMANMDQAQVSPPAMANMDQVQVSPPAMANMDQAQVSPPAMANMDQAQVSPLDMVNMDQAQVSPLAMANMDQVQVSPLAMNNMDQAQVSPPAMANMGQAQVSHLDMANMHQVQVSPLVMANMGQAQASLLAMDNMGQAQVSLLAMDNMGLDPVVIQNVVVDQNITLVHSNPPVTAIMDQAQANPLAMANMDQAQVSPLAMANMDQIQVSPPAMANMGQDQVSPLDMANMDQAQVNPLATANMVQAQVSHPAMVNMDQVQVSPLDMANMGQAQVSPPAMVSPLATANMVQAQVSHPAVVNMDQVQVSPLHMANMGQAQVSPPAMVSPLAMANMDQDQVSPLVMANMAQAQISPLATANMVQAQVSRPAMVNTDPVQASPLDMASMGQAQVNPLATANMVQGQVSPLDMTNMDQIQVSPLAMANMGQDQVSPLDMANMDRAQVNPLATANMVQAQVSHPAMVNMDQVQVSPPAMVSPLATANMVQGQVSHLAVVNMDQVQVSPLHMANMGQAQVSPPAMVSPLAMANMDQDQVNPLVMANMAQAQVNPLATANMVQAQVSHPAMVNMDPVQASPLDMASMGQAQVNPLATANMVQGQVSPLDMANMGLDQVSPLAMVNMVQDQVSLPVIANMDQVQVSPLAMNNMDQVQVSPLAMANMGQDQVSLPVIANMVQGQVSPLDMANMGQDQVSPLAMANMGQDQVSLPVIANMVQGQVSPLDMANMDQAQVSPLAMANMGQDQVSLPVIANMVQVQVSPPVMANMDPVQASPLDMANMGQAQVNPLATANMVQVQVSPLATANMDLALVNPLAMDNVDPALVVSQKVVDHRDIVAMGNVGPAKVSLLAMDNMGPTMVSPLDVVLAQVSLPARDDADPALVVDQRAVEDVDIVPLHVDPLVMGDVGPAHVGLLVMVNRDPGMANPQAVDLAQVNPPAREDIDIVQVDAKDVVPVHIGPPAMDDMDLALVSLLALDNMGLIQDNHLVKDNMDPVQVAGHRAVDDKDAVQVHISPPAIDDAGPAQIISYAKNVLPSHICLLESLCFDSEIPLPDTLKEVND